A window of the Hypanus sabinus isolate sHypSab1 chromosome 25, sHypSab1.hap1, whole genome shotgun sequence genome harbors these coding sequences:
- the LOC132381264 gene encoding interleukin-10-like, whose amino-acid sequence MHHRCFNYAVFPAHIEELRTSYHHIKNHFQRKDDNIKITLLERQGLPGIREKHSCQFLKEMLNFYLKDVIPAAKTNKRIINKHISKIGNALHELNENVQNCHHFFNCELCSCNRSSYFKNIHQTFKQLQIQGVYKAMGELNAFIDWIWNYINLKRR is encoded by the exons ATGCATCATCGCTGCTTTAATTATGCTGTGTTCCCTGCTCACATCGAAGAACTCAGAACTTCTTATCACCATATAAAGAACCATTTT CAAAGAAAAGATGACAATATTAAGATAACATTGCTGGAAAGACAAGGTCTGCCAGGAATCAGG GAAAAGCACAGCTGCCAGTTCCTGAAGGAGATGCTGAACTTCTACCTCAAGGATGTGATCCCTGCAGCCAAGACCAACAAAAGGATAATCAACAAACACATCAGTAAAATTGGGAATGCCTTGCATGAGCTGAATGAGAATGTGCAAAACTGT CATCATTTCTTCAACTGCGAACTGTGCAGCTGCAACCGAAGTTCCTACTTCAAGAACATACATCAGACATTCAAGCAG TTACAGATACAAGGCGTGTACAAAGCAATGGGAGAACTTAATGCCTTCATTGACTGGATTTGGAATTACATAAACTTGAAACGACGTTAA